The Apium graveolens cultivar Ventura chromosome 11, ASM990537v1, whole genome shotgun sequence genome has a window encoding:
- the LOC141697886 gene encoding serine carboxypeptidase-like, translated as MKLTICFLSPFAFLVFLHASSLASAITHDDNQIFETAEILQTQAEKLIRGFNLVPKHKVNIDSRGSSLSTSPRLVEKKFNFRTVGDSGASVEDLGHHAGYYRLPHSNDGRMFYFFFESRQSKADPVVIWLTGGPGCSSELAMFYENGPFHVENNLSLTWNDFGWDKVSNLIYVDQPIGTGFSYSSDDDDIRHSEEGVSNDLYDFLQEFFKAHPQYVKNDFYITGESYAGHYIPAFSARVHQGNQKKEGIHINFKGFAIGNGLTDPEIQYKAYTDYALDNKLIKKSDYNDINKLIPSCEKAIKLCGPNDERSCLTAYRICNNIFNDIMSLVGNKNYYDIRKECEGDLCYDFSNMEKFLNQKSVRDALGVGDIDFVSCSSTVYDAMITDWMRNLEVGIPELLEDGIKMLVYAGEYDLICNWLGNSKWVHAMAWSGQKDFVAASTIPFLVNGAEAGQMKSHGPLTFIKVHNAGHMVPMDQPQASIEMLTKWTQGKLVKTEQENKLAPM; from the exons ATGAAACTCACTATTTGTTTCCTGTCTCCTTTTGCTTTTTTGGTTTTCTTACATGCTTCATCTTTGGCATCTGCAATAACTCATGATGATAACCAAATTTTCGAAACTGCGGAAATTCTACAAACACAAGCAGAAAAGTTGATCAGAGGATTTAATCTGGTTCCGAAACACAAAGTAAATATTGATTCCAGAGGCTCCTCTTTAAGTACTTCTCCGCGGCTAGTCGAGAAGAAATTTAATTTTCGAACTGTTGGTGATTCTGGGGCCTCTGTTGAAGACTTGGGTCATCATGCTGGTTATTATAGACTTCCACATTCGAATGATGGAAG GATGTTCTACTTTTTCTTTGAATCAAGGCAAAGCAAGGCGGACCCTGTTGTTATATGGCTGACTGGAGGGCCAGGTTGTAGTAGCGAACTGGCGATGTTCTACGAAAATGGTCCTTTTCATGTAGAAAACAACTTGTCTCTTACCTGGAATGACTTTGGTTGGGACAAG GTGTCAAATTTGATATATGTCGACCAACCAATTGGAACTGGTTTTAGTTATAGCTCCGATGATGATGATATTCGTCACAGTGAAGAGGGTGTGAGCAATGACTTATACGACTTCTTGCAG GAATTTTTCAAGGCTCATCCGCAATACGTAAAGAATGACTTCTATATAACTGGAGAATCATATGCTGGACACTATATCCCTGCTTTTTCTGCAAGAGTTCATCAAGGAAACCAAAAGAAGGAAGGGATTCATATTAACTTCAAG GGATTTGCTATTGGGAATGGGCTTACTGACCCGGAGATCCAGTACAAAGCATACACTGACTATGCTTTAGACAACAAACTAATTAAGAAATCGGATTACAATGATATTAACAAGTTGATACCGTCATGTGAAAAGGCTATTAAACTTTGTG GCCCTAATGATGAACGATCTTGTTTGACGGCATATAGAATTTGCAACAACATATTCAACGATATCATGTCACTTGTAGGAAATAAAAAT TACTATGATATAAGGAAGGAATGTGAGGGTGACCTGTGCTACGACTTCTCAAACATGGAAAAGTTCTTAAACCAGAAATCAGTTAGGGATGCGCTTGGTGTTGGAGATATCGATTTCGTCTCATGTAGTTCGACAGTGTACGATGCCATGATCACTGACTGGATGAGGAATCTGGAAGTTGGTATTCCTGAACTATTAGAAGATGGAATCAAGATGCTAGTTTATGCTGGAGAATATGACCTTATTTGCAACTGGCTCG GAAACTCGAAATGGGTTCACGCAATGGCATGGTCTGGTCAGAAAGATTTCGTCGCAGCTTCGACAATTCCCTTCTTGGTTAATGGTGCAGAGGCAGGACAGATGAAAAGCCATGGTCCATTAACTTTTATCAAG GTACATAATGCTGGTCATATGGTTCCAATGGATCAGCCACAAGCTTCAATAGAGATGTTAACAAAGTGGACACAAGGCAAACTTGTAAAGACAGAGCAAGAAAATAAGCTTGCTCCTATGTGA